CATGGAGTTGACACCGGCCAGCGCGTCCGACATGCCCCTGCCCCCGATTGCCCAAGAATGTTCCCGCCGTTGATACGGGCCGCCCTGCGGGACTCCTGCGCCGTGCCGGAGCAATTTTTGCAGCGGATGACGAAAACTTTCGGTCGTGCGGAAAGGCGGTCCGGCCCGGACATTGCCTGCGGAGCCCGACCGGACGACGGACGCCGCCCGTCAAGCCAGCGGGACGACCCTCTTGGGTTTTCCCGCCCTCAACGCCGGTTCTGTCCATAGACGGCGTTTCGGACATCGGTCGGAAACGCCCCCGACATGCCCTCGAACGCGGTGTTCGTCAGCGCAACCACCGACAGGCCGTTCCTGCGGTCGATGAACCAGGAATGGCCATAGGCGCCGCCCCATTGCAGGGTGCCGGCGGCCTGCGGCGTGCCCGTCGGCGCCGGGTCGTCCAGCACCGCCCAGCCATAGCCGAAGCCCCAACCCGGCCCCTGGGTTTGGGCGGTCGCGCCGACCTGATCCCGGACCATCATCCGGACCGTCTCGGGTTTGAGGATCGGCGAACCGCCGGTGCGGATCGCTTCGAGAAACCGGAGAACATCCGAAGCCGTCCCGGCCATGCCCGCTCCGCCCGATTGATAGGAGTTCGCGTCGAGAATTCGCGACGGCGCGAAGGTCGCGGCAAAGCCCATCAGCGGAACGGCCAACCTGTCCATCATCGCCACAGGCTCCGGATCGCCGTCCGCATAAGCCTTGGTGAGCCGGGAGGCGTCGCGCACCGAGAAGCCGGTGTCGCTGATGCCGAGCGGCGCCGTGACCGTGTCGCGGACGATGTCGGAAAGGCTCCGCCCTTCGATGGTCTCCAGAACGCCGCCGAGCACGTCGATGCCGAGCGAATAGCGCCAGCCCGTGCCGGGGGCGAAGGTCAGCGGCGCGGCCGACAGCCGGGCGAGGTTCTCTTTCAGCGAAAGGCCCGGCTGGTCGAGCCCGTCCGAAACGTTCAGCCGGTGATAAGGGCCGCCCGCCGGTTCGAGGAAGGTGTAGCCGAGCCCCGACGTGTGGGTCAGAAGCTGGTGGATGGTGATGTCCGGGGTCGAACCGTCCGGCAGGGCCGGGCGGAAGTCCGGAAGCCAGCGCGTGACCGGCGCGTCGAGATCCAGCCGCCCGTCCTCGACCAGCCGCATGGCGGCCGCGGTCACGAACGGCTTGGTGATGGAGGCGAGCCGGAAGATCGCGTCCTCGCGCATCTCGGCGCCGGCCTCCCGGTCGGCGTAACCGGCGGCGCGGTGATAGACGATCGTGCCGTCCTTCGCGACCAGGACGACCGCGCCGACGATCCGTTTTTCGGACAGCGCCCGGTCGATCACCGGATCGAGGCGGGCCCCGATCACGGGGTCGATGGCTGATTCGGCGACGGCCGGCTCGGTGAAGGCCGTCTCGGCGAAGGCGGCGACGGTGAGGGCAGCGGCGGCAAGGGGGATGCGCATGGCGGTGGGACCCCGTATATAAGGAGCGATCACTCCTGAATAACGCAGGCAGGGGAATATTTCCAGAGTGACCATTGTGAAAAATAATCCGCCCGCACCGCGGCCGCGCGGCCGGCCGCGCGCCTTCGACCGCGGCGAGGCGCTGGCCAAAGCCGCGGAAACCTTCTGGCGGCTGGGCTATGAAGGCGCCTCCATCGCCGATCTGACGGCGGCGATGGGCATCACGCCGCAAAGCCTCTACGCCGCGTTCGCGTCGAAGGCCGACCTCTACCGCGAGGCGCTGGACTGGTATCAGGCCAACGTCGGCGCCTCGATGGCGGCGGCCCTCGAAGAGGAGGATGCGGTGGTCGCTCTGACGCGGGTCCTCCGGGAATCGGCACGGGAATTCACCGAGCCGGACCGCCCGCATGGCTGCATGGTTTCGACGGCCGTGCTGACCTGCGCGACGGAAAACCAGCCGGTGGCCCGTCACGTCGCCGGCTTGCGCACCGCAACGCTCCACCTCATCCGGGCGCGCATCGCGCGCGGCATCTCGGAGGGTCAGGTGAAGCGGGAAACCGACGCCGACTCCCTCGCGCGCTTCGTCGGCGCGATGATCCAGGGCATGTCCGTGCAGGCGCAGGACGGCGCGTCCGCCACGGCGCTGTCGTCACTTGCCGACCACGCCATTGCCGAGATCGAGCGGCATCGCGCGTAGCGGTCGCTCCTCACCGCTCCCAGTTGCGGACGATGGCGTCGATGGTGCCGTCCCCCTTGAGCTTTTCGTAGGCCGCCTGCAAGCGCGCGGCCTTGTCCGCCCGCAACTTGGGAACCGATATGTAGCGCGGCACCATGGCCAACGGTTTGGGCAGGACCTTGACCGCGTTCGTCCGGCCCTCGCTCTCGGCGAGGTATTTGAGCACCTGCAGGTCACCGGCGATGGCATCGACGCGGCCGAGCAGCAGGCGCCGGAAGGACACGACGTTGCTGCTGCTGCGGACCTTCTCGAACAGGGACGATGTGTCGAACTCGGGGGTGTATTCGAAGCCCTCGACGACGCCGACCCTCAAGCCCCGCAAGTCGTCGATGCGCGTGTAGGTGATCTCCGAGTTGCTGCGGACCATGAGCACGGTCGCGCCGACACGATAGGGACCGATCAGATGGCCACGCTCCAATCGGCGCGGCGACGTGAAGAATTGAAAGGCGACGTCCACGTCGTTCCCGTCATGCGCACGCACCACCTCCGGCCAGGCCATGGGGCGATGAACCGGATAGACGCCGATCTCCTTCAGCATGGCATCGACGATCGCCGTGTCCATGCCCGTCCGCTTGCCGCGCTCGGTGAAGTTGTACGGCGGGAAGTAGTCCTCGGAGGCGACCGTCCAGTTCTCCGCGTGCGCCGGAACCGAGGCCAGTATCGAGGCGGCGACCAGCCATCGCGCCACCGTCGCCCAACACACGCGCAGCATCGTCCTCATCAACCGTCTCCGCTCACACCCTGGAATCGCGCGCACGTCCGTTCACGCGGCGGCACGGCAAAGGGTGGCCGCCGCGTCTCGCCGGGCACCGCGTACAGGGCAATCCGATTGTCCTCAATGGGAAAAGAGCGGCCGGGTGTGATAACGCTCCGGCGGGTGTGGCCGTCGGCCGTTTCGGCGGAGCGATGGGACCGGCCCCACCCCGCAACAGGGGGAGCCGGTCCCACTCACGCCCCCAGACCGGTCAGGCCGCGGAGCGCAACCGCATCGCCCCAACCAGATCCTCGATGGTCACCACCGGCATGCCGTGGCGCTCGGCGAAGGCCACCAGTTCAGGCAGGCGGGCCATGGTGCCGTCCGGGTTCATCACCTCGCACAGCACCCCCGCCGGACGGCGCCCGGCCAGGGTGGTCAGCTCGATGGTCGCCTCGGTGTGGCCGCGCCGCGCCGCCAGCCCGCCGGCGTGCGCCCGGATCGGGAAGACGTGGCCGGGCCGGGCGAGGTCCTCCGGCCGGCAGCCGTCGGCGATGGCGGTGTGGATGGTGGTCACCCGGTCCGCCGCCGACACGCCGGTGGTCACGCCCTCGCGCGCCTCGATGGAGACGGTGAAGGCGGTGCCGAAGCGCGCGGTGTTGCTGCCGACCATGGGCGGCAGGTCGAGGCGGCGCGCGTCGGCGTCGGTCAGGATCAGGCAGACGATCCCCGACCCTTCGCGGATCAGCAGGGCCATCTGTTCGGCGGTGATGGTTTCGGCGGCGTAGATCACGTCGCCCTCGTTCTCGCGGTCCTCGTCATCCACGACGACGACCCCGCCGCCCTGGCGGATGGCCTCCACGGCGCGGATCACCCGTTCCCCGGCGGTGCCGAAGCGGTCGAGAAGGCCGGTGGAGGACGTGGTGGAGAGGTGGTTGCTGGCAAAGGTCTGATTCACGGTTCTCACTCCGGTTGGGGCGAGCCTGAATCAGGGCGCAAAGAGACATCCGGCGGCGCGCGGGATGCCCCGCGCGGACCGCCGTCGCAGGTCAGCGCACGCGCCCCGCGCCCCGCGCCATGCGCGACGGGTGGACCACGGTCGATGACCGGCTCGTCCTCTTCCATCCGGACTGTCACCGTCGGCTCCGGCCTTGAACCGGATCTGCTGACCTCCCGGCCTGACGGTCGGGAGCGCTCGCGGGCTCCCCCTCGTGCGAGGGGCTACCGCCGGTCGGGATTTTCACCCTGCCCTGAGAACAAGCGTCTGATGCGCCGCCCCCGACTGGGGACGGCGCCGCCAGCGTCCCCCAGCGGGCCGGACAAAGTCAAGACCGCTTTCCCCCGCCGACCGGCCCCTCCGTCCGGCGCAGCAAATAGTCCAGCCCGCCCAGCCGGTACCAGCGGTAGCCGTAGGGCTCCAGCACCAGGCGGTGCCGCCCGTCCTCCTCGGGGTCGTTGTGGTCCTCGGCCAGCAGATTGACCAGACGCGGCGACTTGCCCTCGCCATCGACCGCCAGCGCGATCTCCTGCGGGCGGTCGTCGAGGTTGTGGACGACCAGCACCGAGTTGTTGCGCCAGTCGTAGCGGATCGCCAGCACCGCGTTCGATCCGGTGGGCAGCACCTGGAAGTCGCCCCAGCCGATCTCCGGGCATTCCTTGCGCATGCGGATGATGCGCTCGGTCCAGTTCAGCAGGGCCGACGGGTCGCGGCGCTGGTGGGCGGCGTTGATCCGTTCGTAGCCGTAGGCGCCGCCGCTGATGACCGGGTGCACGGGGTCGTCCGCCTTGGTGAAGCCGCCCTGCGGCTCGTCCGACCACTGCATGGGGGTGCGGGCGCACTCGCGCTCCGGCAGGGACAGGTCGTCGCCCATGCCGATCTCGTCGCCGTAGCGCAGCACCGGCGTGCCGGGCAGCGTGAACAGCAGGCTGTAGGCCAGTTCCAGCCAGCGCCGGTCGCCGTGCAGCATCGGGGCGAGCCGCCGCCGGATGCCGCGGTCGTAGAGCTGCATGTCCTTGTCCGGGCCGAAGGCCTCGAACACGCGCTTGCGCTGCGCCTCGGTCAGGCGCCCGAGGTCCAGCTCGTCGTGGTTGCGCAGGAACAGGCCCCACTGGTTGGTGCTGGGGCGCGGCACCCGGGTGACGTCCAGGGCCTTGGCCAGCGGCCGGGTGTCCGCCGTGGCCAGGGCGTAGAACAGGTTCTGGTTGACCTGGAAATTGAACACCATGTGCATGCGGTCGCCGTCGTCGCCGAAATACTCCTGATCGACGGTCGGCAGCACGTTGGCCTCGGCCAGCAGCACGGCGTCGCCGCACCGCCACTGCACGAACTCCCGGAAGGTGCGGAGCATGTCGAACTGCTGCTTGGGCTTCTTCACGTCCGGCCCCTTGGTCGCGATGACGAAGGGCACGGCGTCCATGCGGAAGCCCGACACGCCCAGCTCGATCCAGAAGCCCATGATCTTCAGCAACTCGGCCTGCACCTCCGGGTTGGCGGTGTTCAGGTCCGGCTGGAACTCGTAGAAGCGGTGGAAGTAGTAGGCGCGGGCCTCCTTGTCCCAGCTCCAGGTCGTTTTCTGCACGCCAGGAAAGACGACGCCCTGGTCGGCGTCGTCCGGCTTCCTGTCCGACCAGACGTACCAGTCCCGGTAGGGGGAGTCCGGGTCCTCGCGCGCCGCCTTGAACCAGGGGTGCTGGTCCGAGGTGTGGTTGACCACGAGGTCGATGATGACGCGGATGCCGCGCTGCTTGCAGGCGTGGCTGAACTCCACGAAATCGCCCAGCGTGCCGTAGCGCGGATCGACGTTGTAGTAGTCGGCCACGTCGTAGCCGTGGTCGCGCATCGGCGACGGCTGGAACGGCCCCAGCCAGAGGCAGGTCACGCCCAGCCCCTGCAGATAGTCCAGCCGGCGCTGCAAACCCTGGAAGTCGCCGATCCCGTCGCCGTTGGCGTCCATGAAGGTGCCGACCGACAGGTTGTAGATGACCGCGTTCTTGTACCAGAGATCCTTGATCATGACCCGCCCCGCCCCGGACGCGGCGCCCGCCGCCGCTCGTCCTAGGCCTTAACAGGGCCGACCGGCCGAGGTCCCTCCGCCCCGCCGAGCCAACCGTAAGGGGGTGTCCTACGCCCTTAGGAAAAAGGTTAATGTATAGTTAAAGTCACAAGAAAGCCTTCAATCCTGCCCGCATGATGTCCCCAAGACGCACAGAACCAGGGGAATCGTGCCATGAAGCGTGCCATGCGCCAGAACGCGCCGCAGAACTCCGGGACGCAGGCCACCACGACGCAGACCGCCACGACGCAGGCCGTCAGCTACAGCTACGGGAACAACGCCGGCGCCCTGGCGGCGGCTCCCGCGGCGCCGGTTCCCACCAGCTTCGCCCCGGTGACCATCAACTACGCGGAGACGCGGGCGGATGG
The window above is part of the Azospirillum sp. TSH58 genome. Proteins encoded here:
- a CDS encoding serine hydrolase, with amino-acid sequence MVTLEIFPCLRYSGVIAPYIRGPTAMRIPLAAAALTVAAFAETAFTEPAVAESAIDPVIGARLDPVIDRALSEKRIVGAVVLVAKDGTIVYHRAAGYADREAGAEMREDAIFRLASITKPFVTAAAMRLVEDGRLDLDAPVTRWLPDFRPALPDGSTPDITIHQLLTHTSGLGYTFLEPAGGPYHRLNVSDGLDQPGLSLKENLARLSAAPLTFAPGTGWRYSLGIDVLGGVLETIEGRSLSDIVRDTVTAPLGISDTGFSVRDASRLTKAYADGDPEPVAMMDRLAVPLMGFAATFAPSRILDANSYQSGGAGMAGTASDVLRFLEAIRTGGSPILKPETVRMMVRDQVGATAQTQGPGWGFGYGWAVLDDPAPTGTPQAAGTLQWGGAYGHSWFIDRRNGLSVVALTNTAFEGMSGAFPTDVRNAVYGQNRR
- a CDS encoding TetR/AcrR family transcriptional regulator — translated: MTIVKNNPPAPRPRGRPRAFDRGEALAKAAETFWRLGYEGASIADLTAAMGITPQSLYAAFASKADLYREALDWYQANVGASMAAALEEEDAVVALTRVLRESAREFTEPDRPHGCMVSTAVLTCATENQPVARHVAGLRTATLHLIRARIARGISEGQVKRETDADSLARFVGAMIQGMSVQAQDGASATALSSLADHAIAEIERHRA
- a CDS encoding ABC transporter substrate-binding protein codes for the protein MRTMLRVCWATVARWLVAASILASVPAHAENWTVASEDYFPPYNFTERGKRTGMDTAIVDAMLKEIGVYPVHRPMAWPEVVRAHDGNDVDVAFQFFTSPRRLERGHLIGPYRVGATVLMVRSNSEITYTRIDDLRGLRVGVVEGFEYTPEFDTSSLFEKVRSSSNVVSFRRLLLGRVDAIAGDLQVLKYLAESEGRTNAVKVLPKPLAMVPRYISVPKLRADKAARLQAAYEKLKGDGTIDAIVRNWER
- the ribB gene encoding 3,4-dihydroxy-2-butanone-4-phosphate synthase; translation: MIRAVEAIRQGGGVVVVDDEDRENEGDVIYAAETITAEQMALLIREGSGIVCLILTDADARRLDLPPMVGSNTARFGTAFTVSIEAREGVTTGVSAADRVTTIHTAIADGCRPEDLARPGHVFPIRAHAGGLAARRGHTEATIELTTLAGRRPAGVLCEVMNPDGTMARLPELVAFAERHGMPVVTIEDLVGAMRLRSAA
- a CDS encoding alpha-amylase family protein, whose product is MIKDLWYKNAVIYNLSVGTFMDANGDGIGDFQGLQRRLDYLQGLGVTCLWLGPFQPSPMRDHGYDVADYYNVDPRYGTLGDFVEFSHACKQRGIRVIIDLVVNHTSDQHPWFKAAREDPDSPYRDWYVWSDRKPDDADQGVVFPGVQKTTWSWDKEARAYYFHRFYEFQPDLNTANPEVQAELLKIMGFWIELGVSGFRMDAVPFVIATKGPDVKKPKQQFDMLRTFREFVQWRCGDAVLLAEANVLPTVDQEYFGDDGDRMHMVFNFQVNQNLFYALATADTRPLAKALDVTRVPRPSTNQWGLFLRNHDELDLGRLTEAQRKRVFEAFGPDKDMQLYDRGIRRRLAPMLHGDRRWLELAYSLLFTLPGTPVLRYGDEIGMGDDLSLPERECARTPMQWSDEPQGGFTKADDPVHPVISGGAYGYERINAAHQRRDPSALLNWTERIIRMRKECPEIGWGDFQVLPTGSNAVLAIRYDWRNNSVLVVHNLDDRPQEIALAVDGEGKSPRLVNLLAEDHNDPEEDGRHRLVLEPYGYRWYRLGGLDYLLRRTEGPVGGGKRS